Genomic window (Akkermansiaceae bacterium):
TATAGAGATTGGCACCGTCCACCCAGACGCTCCCCTGCTCGGGTTTTTCGAGGCCGGCGAGTATATACATCAGGGTGGTTTTCCCCGCTCCACTCGGGCCACAGAGAAACACCTTCTCACCACGGTGGATATCGAGGTCGATTCCGTGTAACACCTCAACACGTTTTTTCCCCACCGAATATCCACGGTGCAAGTTCTCAGCTTTGATCCATGCAGGACTGTCCATGCAGGTGATTTAGTCGATCCCACGGCAGATGCGAATAATTTTCTCGGTAAAACTTGGAAAAAACCACCACCTCCACTATTTCTATGCCCATGCAGGTCATCACTTTCACCCCACTCTATATGGAGCGCGTCTGGGGGGGGCGCGAACTGGAGAAGGTCTACGGCAGGGAGCTGCCCACCGCTGACCTGCCGTACGGCGAGTCATGGGAAATGACCGACAGGACCGGCGAGCAGTCGATCGTCAACCACGGCCCACTGACGGGAAAATCCCTCGGCGAGCTCTGGCAACACCAGCGCGAGGAGATTTTCGGCCCCGGCTTCGAAAACGAGACTCGTTTCCCGCTTCTTATCAAGATTCTCGATGCCCGCGACGACCTCTCCATCCAAGTGCACCCGCCCACGGAAATCGCTCCCGGCCTGGGGGGCGAGCCGAAAACCGAAATGTGGTACATCGCGGCTGCCACACCGGACGCCAAGCTTTACGTCGGTTTGAAAAGCGGCGTCCGCAAAGAGGATTTCCAGCAGGCCATTGACAAGGGCACCGTCGACAAGGTCGTACATGCCATTCATCCACAGGCGGGCGATTCGATCTTCATCCCGTCAGGCCGGCTGCACGCCATCGGGGCGGGTTTGCTGATCTATGAAATCCAGCAAAACTCGGACACCACCTACCGG
Coding sequences:
- a CDS encoding class I mannose-6-phosphate isomerase, with product MQVITFTPLYMERVWGGRELEKVYGRELPTADLPYGESWEMTDRTGEQSIVNHGPLTGKSLGELWQHQREEIFGPGFENETRFPLLIKILDARDDLSIQVHPPTEIAPGLGGEPKTEMWYIAAATPDAKLYVGLKSGVRKEDFQQAIDKGTVDKVVHAIHPQAGDSIFIPSGRLHAIGAGLLIYEIQQNSDTTYRVFDWNRMGLDGHPRELHVEASMQCIDFDDVEPSMDTPDGVTLATCPFFQVDRLVLRAGTSVGNPDPERFSIVTVVSGELESADGRKHVAGDFLLMPRGTAPLTVKNDTTLLQTTVPR